From Thermoleophilaceae bacterium, the proteins below share one genomic window:
- a CDS encoding histidine phosphatase family protein, protein MIVLVRHGQTDWSEAGRHTGRTDLPLSEAGRRRARALRAELADQTFSPVLCSPLLRARETCRLAGYGEQAVLCDDLREWDYGDYEGLTTPDIRARNPGWNMWRDGFPGGEGPRQIGTRADRALARLRSADGDALAFAHGHVLRVLAARWLQMDPAAGARFAFAPGAVSWLGYERETEVLARWNWVRDT, encoded by the coding sequence ATGATCGTCCTCGTCCGCCACGGCCAGACCGATTGGAGCGAAGCCGGACGGCACACCGGTCGCACCGATCTGCCACTGAGCGAAGCGGGTCGGCGACGGGCGCGAGCGCTCCGAGCCGAGCTCGCTGACCAGACCTTCTCACCTGTGCTCTGCAGTCCGCTGCTGCGGGCGCGTGAGACGTGCCGGCTCGCGGGCTATGGAGAGCAGGCAGTCCTCTGCGATGACCTGCGCGAGTGGGACTACGGCGACTACGAAGGCTTGACCACGCCCGATATCCGAGCGCGCAACCCTGGTTGGAACATGTGGCGCGATGGCTTTCCGGGAGGCGAAGGTCCTCGGCAGATAGGCACTCGGGCGGATCGTGCGCTTGCGCGGCTGCGGAGCGCAGACGGTGACGCACTCGCGTTCGCCCATGGACACGTCCTGCGCGTGCTGGCGGCTCGGTGGTTGCAGATGGACCCGGCAGCCGGCGCTCGGTTCGCATTCGCACCGGGAGCCGTCTCGTGGTTGGGCTATGAGCGCGAGACCGAAGTGCTCGCGCGCTGGAACTGGGTCCGCGACACGTAG
- a CDS encoding ROK family protein, translated as MVVGVDLGGTKVAAGSLHESELSAVVVEPTEQSSSAALLDQLVAMVERLRCGQLDGVGIGVPSVVEFESGRVVASVNLPLADIPLRRVLEERLGVPVFVDNDATVAALAEAHDHEFSIVSLNLVMLTVGTGVGGGLILGGRIYRGATGGAGELGHTLIGLNLVDAVPAPVNFPQPGSLERLAAGQALDRLAASAAAADADSGLGRRRAAGEPVLGPDVVRCARAGDVGAARIIELWGERLGIGVANAINTFDPNEVVIGGGAARAGDLLLEPARRTALGYVVPGAGRETTIRLARHGAKAGVLGAALLAEHELQHFRVPQYARESSG; from the coding sequence ATGGTCGTCGGGGTCGATCTCGGAGGCACCAAGGTTGCGGCGGGCTCGCTGCATGAGAGTGAGCTGAGCGCGGTGGTGGTCGAGCCTACGGAGCAATCGAGTTCTGCCGCGCTGCTCGACCAGCTGGTGGCCATGGTCGAGAGGCTCCGCTGCGGTCAGTTGGACGGAGTGGGGATCGGGGTCCCGTCGGTTGTCGAATTCGAGAGCGGGCGGGTTGTCGCCTCCGTCAACCTGCCGCTTGCCGACATTCCGCTGCGCCGTGTACTGGAGGAGCGTCTCGGTGTGCCCGTGTTCGTCGACAACGATGCGACGGTGGCAGCACTTGCCGAAGCACATGACCATGAGTTCTCGATCGTGTCGCTCAACCTGGTCATGCTCACCGTCGGGACCGGGGTGGGGGGCGGCCTCATACTGGGCGGTCGCATCTACCGAGGCGCGACGGGTGGCGCTGGGGAGCTCGGCCACACACTCATTGGCCTGAATCTCGTCGACGCCGTACCCGCGCCAGTCAACTTTCCGCAGCCAGGATCGCTTGAGCGCTTGGCCGCAGGGCAGGCGCTGGACCGGCTGGCTGCGAGTGCCGCTGCCGCTGATGCGGACTCTGGGCTCGGGCGACGGCGAGCTGCAGGCGAGCCCGTGCTTGGCCCCGACGTCGTGCGCTGCGCACGCGCCGGCGACGTGGGGGCCGCACGCATAATCGAGCTCTGGGGTGAGCGACTGGGCATCGGCGTGGCGAACGCGATCAACACGTTCGATCCCAACGAGGTCGTCATCGGCGGTGGCGCGGCAAGGGCGGGCGACCTGCTGCTCGAGCCGGCCCGGCGGACGGCGCTCGGCTATGTCGTGCCCGGTGCCGGCCGAGAGACGACGATCCGCCTGGCGCGGCACGGCGCTAAGGCGGGAGTCTTGGGCGCGGCACTGCTGGCCGAGCACGAGCTCCAGCACTTCCGCGTCCCGCAATACGCGCGTGAGTCCTCAGGATGA
- a CDS encoding four-helix bundle copper-binding protein, which produces MTVREIIARHPRAVSLDRDLLLRCIDECFDCSATCTACADACLGEPDVPELIRCIRLNLDCADICDSVGRVVTRQTEPDIGVVRATLEACVVTCSACAEECERHAAHHDHCRVCAEVCRRCEQACSDLLASMG; this is translated from the coding sequence GTGACGGTTAGAGAAATCATCGCTCGGCATCCGCGGGCGGTCAGCCTGGATCGCGACCTGCTGTTGCGCTGTATTGACGAGTGCTTCGACTGTTCTGCCACGTGTACCGCCTGCGCCGACGCCTGCCTTGGCGAGCCGGACGTGCCAGAGCTGATCCGGTGCATCCGGCTCAATCTCGACTGCGCCGATATCTGCGACAGCGTCGGCCGCGTCGTGACGCGCCAGACCGAGCCCGACATCGGCGTCGTCCGGGCCACGCTCGAGGCCTGCGTGGTCACCTGTAGTGCGTGCGCCGAGGAGTGCGAGCGCCACGCCGCCCACCACGACCACTGCCGCGTCTGCGCGGAAGTTTGCCGCCGCTGCGAGCAGGCTTGTAGCGATCTGCTCGCGTCGATGGGCTAA
- a CDS encoding MFS transporter, producing MIAFLGFAANTAASPLYRIYQAEFGFSATTLTLLFAVYIVVLLLTLLVLGSLSDYVGRRRVMLAGLAAGALACGLFLLAHGIGLLFCARALQGVAVGLIAGAASAALLDLRPDSRATPVVSSAAPTGGQALGAIGASVLAQYAVAPTRLVWWLLLAAFVTGAVAVLAMPEPGELRPGV from the coding sequence ATGATCGCGTTCTTGGGCTTTGCCGCGAACACGGCAGCCTCGCCCTTGTACCGGATCTACCAGGCGGAGTTCGGCTTCTCGGCAACCACGCTCACCCTCCTGTTTGCTGTCTACATCGTCGTCCTGCTGCTCACGCTTCTTGTCCTCGGCTCGCTATCTGATTACGTCGGTCGCAGGCGGGTGATGCTCGCGGGCCTGGCCGCCGGTGCCCTCGCGTGCGGCCTGTTCCTGCTCGCGCACGGGATCGGGCTGCTGTTCTGCGCCCGGGCGCTGCAGGGTGTGGCCGTCGGCCTGATCGCCGGCGCGGCCAGCGCGGCACTGCTCGATCTGCGACCAGACAGCCGCGCTACGCCGGTGGTCTCCAGCGCCGCGCCCACAGGCGGACAGGCGCTCGGCGCAATCGGAGCCAGCGTGCTGGCCCAGTACGCCGTGGCGCCGACCCGCTTGGTCTGGTGGCTGCTCCTCGCGGCCTTCGTCACAGGTGCCGTTGCTGTGCTTGCCATGCCCGAGCCCGGCGAGCTCCGTCCAGGCGTTG